The Centroberyx gerrardi isolate f3 chromosome 7, fCenGer3.hap1.cur.20231027, whole genome shotgun sequence genome contains a region encoding:
- the LOC144539517 gene encoding cytochrome P450 2K1-like, with protein sequence MGILDLLLQSCSSVSLLGAAVFLLVLYLFSSSFSSQEKGKEPPGPKPLPLLGNLLQLDLKRPHHTLCELSKKYGSVFTVYFGPNKVVVLAGYKAVKQALVNHAEDFGDRGITPLFHDINQGHGILFANGDSWKEMRRFALTNLRDFGMGKRAAEEKIVEECHHLMKVFAEHEGNAFDTTCPVNYATSNIISSIVYGSRFEYTDPRFKCMVNRANETIRISGSAPIQLYNTFPWLANWIKSRELILKNVENNILDVRDLVKHLKETLNPQMCRGFVDSFLIRKQKEEDSCVMDSHYHEKNLIVTVSNLFAAGTDTTGTTLRWGLLFMAKYPRVQDQVQEELSRVIGSRPVRVEDRKNLPYTDAVIHETQRLANIVPISIPHVTSRDVTFQGYFIRKGTIVYPLLMSVLHDESEWESPHTFNPGHFLNEHGKFVTKDAFMPFSAGRRVCLGESLARMELFLFFTSLLQHFRFTPPPGVTEDELDLTPAVGFTLNPSPHQLCAVSQF encoded by the exons ATGGGCATATTGGATCTTCTTCTCCAGTCCTGCAGTTCAGTCTCCCTGTTGGGGGCTGCTGTGTTCCTGCTGGTCCTctacctcttctcctccagcttcaGCTCCCAGGAAAAGGGGAAGGAGCCTCCAGGACCCAAACCTCTTCCCCTGCTTGGTAACCTGTTGCAGCTGGATCTCAAGAGGCCCCACCACACCCTGTGTGAG CTTTCTAAGAAATATGGATCTGTATTTACGGTGTACTTTGGACCCAATAAAGTGGTGGTCCTGGCAGGATACAAGGCAGTCAAGCAGGCTCTGGTCAACCATGCAGAGGATTTTGGGGATAGAGGCATCACCCCTCTTTTTCATGACATCAATCAAGGACATG GAATTCTGTTTGCCAATGGAGATTCCTGGAAAGAGATGAGGCGTTTTGCCCTGACTAACCTGAGAGACTTTGGGATGGGCAAGAGAGCAGCTGAGGAGAAAATCGTAGAGGAATGCCACCATCTGATGAAAGTGTTTGCAGAGCATGAAG GGAATGCATTTGACACAACATGTCCAGTGAATTACGCTACATCCAATATTATCTCATCCATTGTGTATGGTAGCAGATTTGAATACACTGACCCCCGATTCAAATGCATGGTGAATAGGGCCAATGAGACCATACGCATTTCAGGTTCTGCACCAATCCAG TTGTACAACACATTTCCCTGGCTGGCCAATTGGATAAAGAGCCGGGAGCTGAtattaaaaaatgttgaaaataatattttggaTGTCAGAGACTTAGTCAAGCATCTGAAAGAGACTCTGAACCCTCAGATGTGCAGGGGATTTGTAGACTCTTTTCTGATCCGTAAGCAGAAAGAGGAG GACTCCTGTGTCATGGACTCTCACTACCATGAGAAGAACCTCATAGTCACAGTGTCCAACCTGTTTGCTGCTGGTACAGATACCACAGGCACTACATTGAGATGGGGTTTGCTGTTCATGGCCAAATATCCACGGGTACAGG ACCAGGTCCAGGAGGAGCTGAGCAGGGTGATAGGAAGTCGTCCGGTCCGGGTGGAGGACAGGAAGAACCTGCCCTACACTGATGCCGTCATCCATGAGACTCAGAGACTGGCCAACATCGTCCCCATTTCTATTCCTCACGTCACCAGCCGAGACGTCACCTTCCAGGGCTACTTCATCAGGAAG GGGACAATTGTGTATCCTTTGCTGATGTCTGTCCTTCATGATGAAAGTGAATGGGAGAGCCCCCACACATTCAACCCGGGACATTTCTTAAATGAGCATGGAAAATTTGTGACAAAAGATGCATTCATGCCCTTCTCTGCAG GTCGCAGGGTTTGTCTCGGAGAGAGTCTGGCCAGGATGgagctcttcctcttcttcacctctctcctccagcactTTCGTTTCACTCCTCCACCTGGAGTTACAGAGGATGAACTGGATCTGACACCAGCTGTGGGCTTCACCCTCAACCCTTCACCTCATCAGCTGTGTGCTGTCAGCCAGTTCTAA
- the LOC139918265 gene encoding cytochrome P450 2K1-like: MGILDLLLQSCSSVSLLGAAVFLLVLYLFSSSFSSQEKGKEPPGPKPLPLLGNLLQLDLKRPHHTLCELSKKYGSVFTVYFGPNKVVVLAGYKAVKQALVNHAEDFGDRGITPLSHDINQGHGILFANGDSWKEMRRFALTNLRDFGMGKRAAEEKIVEECHHLMKVFAEHEGNAFDTTCPVNYATSNIISSIVYGSRFEYTDPRFRCMVNRANETIRISGSAPIRLYNTFPWLANWIKSRELILKNVENNILDVRDLVKHLKETLNPQMCRGFVDSFLIRKQKEEDSCVMDSHYHEKNLIVTVSNLFAAGTDTTGTTLRWGLLFMAKYPRVQDQVQEELSRVIGSRPVRVEDRKNLPYTDAVIHETQRLANIVPISIPHVTSRDVTFQGYFIRKGTIVYPLLMSVLHDESEWESPHTFNPGHFLNEHGKFVTKDAFMPFSAGRRVCLGESLARMELFLFFTSLLQHFRFTPPPGVTEDELDLTPAVGFTLNPSPHQLCAVSQF; this comes from the exons ATGGGCATATTGGATCTTCTTCTCCAGTCCTGCAGTTCAGTCTCCCTGTTGGGGGCTGCTGTGTTCCTGCTGGTCCTctacctcttctcctccagcttcaGCTCCCAGGAAAAGGGGAAGGAGCCTCCAGGACCCAAACCTCTTCCCCTGCTTGGTAACCTGTTGCAGCTGGATCTCAAGAGGCCCCACCACACTCTGTGTGAG CTTTCTAAGAAATATGGATCTGTATTTACGGTGTACTTTGGACCCAATAAAGTGGTGGTCCTGGCAGGATACAAGGCAGTCAAGCAGGCTCTGGTCAACCATGCAGAGGATTTTGGGGATAGAGGCATCACCCCTCTTTCTCATGACATCAATCAAGGACATG GAATTCTGTTTGCCAATGGAGATTCCTGGAAAGAGATGAGGCGTTTTGCCCTGACTAACCTGAGAGACTTTGGGATGGGCAAGAGAGCAGCTGAGGAGAAAATCGTAGAGGAATGCCACCATCTGATGAAAGTGTTTGCAGAGCATGAAG GGAATGCATTTGACACAACATGTCCAGTGAATTACGCTACATCCAATATTATCTCATCCATTGTGTATGGTAGCAGATTTGAATACACTGACCCCCGATTCAGATGCATGGTGAATAGGGCCAATGAGACCATACGCATTTCAGGTTCTGCACCAATCCGG TTGTACAACACATTTCCCTGGCTGGCCAATTGGATAAAGAGCCGGGAGCTGAtattaaaaaatgttgaaaataatattttggaTGTCAGAGACTTAGTCAAGCATCTGAAAGAGACTCTGAACCCTCAGATGTGCAGGGGATTTGTAGACTCTTTTCTGATCCGTAAGCAGAAAGAGGAG GACTCCTGTGTCATGGACTCTCACTACCATGAGAAGAACCTCATAGTCACAGTGTCCAACCTGTTTGCTGCTGGTACAGATACCACAGGCACTACATTGAGATGGGGTTTGCTGTTCATGGCCAAATATCCACGGGTACAGG ACCAGGTCCAGGAGGAGCTGAGCAGGGTGATAGGAAGTCGTCCGGTCCGGGTGGAGGACAGGAAGAACCTGCCCTACACTGATGCCGTCATCCATGAGACTCAGAGACTGGCCAACATCGTCCCCATTTCTATTCCTCACGTCACCAGCCGAGACGTCACCTTCCAGGGCTACTTCATCAGGAAG GGGACAATTGTGTATCCTTTGCTGATGTCTGTCCTTCATGATGAAAGTGAATGGGAGAGCCCCCACACATTCAACCCGGGACATTTCTTAAATGAGCATGGAAAATTTGTGACAAAAGATGCATTCATGCCCTTCTCTGCAG GTCGCAGGGTTTGTCTCGGAGAGAGTCTGGCCAGGATGgagctcttcctcttcttcacctctctcctccagcactTTCGTTTCACTCCTCCACCCGGAGTTACAGAGGATGAACTGGATCTGACACCAGCTGTGGGCTTCACCCTCAACCCTTCACCTCATCAGCTGTGTGCTGTCAGCCAGTTCTAA